One Methylocaldum marinum DNA window includes the following coding sequences:
- a CDS encoding DsrE/DsrF/TusD sulfur relay family protein: MRIFLMNDAVDMARDACKAPEAYDQDLVMMLKQLIARGVIVKVCGTCMARCGIHKNQPYYEGAQRSTMAELAEWVVDSDRVITL, encoded by the coding sequence GTGCGCATTTTCCTGATGAACGATGCTGTCGACATGGCGCGGGACGCTTGCAAAGCGCCCGAAGCTTACGATCAGGACCTGGTCATGATGCTCAAACAATTGATTGCGAGAGGTGTAATCGTGAAAGTCTGCGGAACCTGCATGGCGCGCTGCGGCATCCACAAAAACCAGCCTTACTACGAAGGCGCCCAACGGTCCACCATGGCCGAACTTGCGGAATGGGTGGTCGACAGCGACAGGGTGATCACCTTATGA
- the maiA gene encoding maleylacetoacetate isomerase has product MAMMGLELYTYFRSSAAYRVRIALNLKRLSYRPRFVHLAKGEQHRPEYREINPQERVPALMDRGTVFTQSLAIIEYLNDAYPEPPLLPRRRDDRAYVRALAQIIACDIHPLNNLRVLRYLEHTMGQDEAARIAWIRHWIREGFEAFEAQLARHESSGLFCFGDTPTLADICLTPQVFNARRFGCELSEFPRIRAIDENCQALIAFRDAAPEQQADAE; this is encoded by the coding sequence ATGGCCATGATGGGCCTGGAGCTTTACACCTATTTCCGAAGTTCGGCCGCCTACCGCGTCCGCATCGCCCTGAATCTGAAGCGGCTGTCTTACCGGCCCCGGTTCGTGCATCTCGCAAAAGGCGAACAGCATCGGCCCGAATACCGTGAGATCAATCCGCAGGAACGGGTACCGGCGCTCATGGATCGGGGAACGGTGTTCACCCAATCCCTGGCGATCATCGAATATCTGAACGACGCCTATCCCGAACCGCCGCTGCTGCCGCGCCGCCGCGACGACCGGGCTTATGTCCGCGCGCTCGCCCAGATCATCGCCTGCGACATCCATCCCTTGAACAACCTCCGGGTCCTCCGCTATCTCGAGCACACAATGGGCCAGGATGAAGCGGCCCGAATCGCCTGGATTCGGCACTGGATTAGGGAAGGTTTCGAAGCGTTCGAGGCGCAGCTTGCGCGCCATGAAAGCAGCGGCCTTTTCTGCTTCGGCGACACGCCCACGCTCGCCGATATCTGCCTCACACCGCAAGTCTTCAACGCCCGCCGTTTCGGCTGCGAATTGAGCGAGTTTCCGAGAATTCGGGCAATCGATGAAAACTGCCAGGCGCTCATCGCGTTCCGCGACGCAGCACCGGAGCAGCAGGCCGACGCCGAGTAG
- a CDS encoding fumarylacetoacetate hydrolase family protein: MKLASLKSASRDGTLAIVDRDLSSAFPALESGFATLQSVLENWDDAAPALETTYRALIQRELDALPLKPDELASPLPRAYQWLDGSAYLSHVERVRKARGAPMPPSLYTDPLMYQGGSAAFLGPRDPIRLPDESWGLDFEAEVAVITDDVPMGVTPEEAAPHIKLVMLVNDISLRNLIPQELAKGFGFLHGKPGPAFSPAAVTPDELGDAWNGAKIHLPLLTYRSGTLVGHPDAGEGMQFDFRELLAHAARTRPLPAGTIIGSGTVSNPDAGRGYSCIAEKRVIEQIESGEARTPYLQHGETVRIEMFDRSGRSVFGAIEQDVWP; encoded by the coding sequence ATGAAACTCGCTTCGCTGAAATCCGCAAGCCGCGACGGCACGCTGGCGATCGTCGACCGGGATCTGAGCTCGGCATTCCCTGCCCTGGAGTCCGGCTTCGCCACCCTGCAATCGGTGCTGGAGAACTGGGACGATGCGGCTCCCGCGCTGGAAACCACTTACCGCGCCCTCATTCAGCGCGAGCTCGATGCGCTTCCCTTGAAGCCGGACGAACTGGCGTCGCCCCTGCCCCGCGCCTATCAATGGCTGGACGGCAGCGCCTATCTGTCCCATGTCGAGCGGGTGCGCAAGGCACGCGGCGCGCCCATGCCGCCTAGCCTCTACACCGATCCCCTGATGTACCAGGGCGGATCGGCGGCTTTCCTGGGCCCACGGGATCCGATCCGGCTTCCCGACGAAAGCTGGGGCCTGGATTTCGAGGCCGAAGTCGCGGTGATCACCGATGACGTGCCCATGGGAGTGACGCCCGAGGAAGCAGCGCCTCATATCAAGTTGGTGATGCTGGTCAACGACATCTCGCTGCGCAACCTGATACCTCAGGAACTCGCCAAGGGTTTCGGTTTTCTGCACGGCAAGCCGGGTCCGGCGTTTTCTCCGGCCGCGGTGACGCCCGATGAACTGGGCGATGCCTGGAACGGCGCCAAGATCCACCTGCCGCTGCTGACGTACCGGAGCGGAACCCTAGTCGGCCATCCCGACGCCGGTGAGGGCATGCAGTTCGACTTCCGCGAACTGCTCGCCCACGCCGCCAGGACCCGCCCGCTGCCGGCCGGCACCATCATCGGTTCGGGCACCGTCAGCAATCCCGATGCCGGCCGCGGTTATTCCTGCATCGCCGAAAAACGCGTCATCGAGCAGATCGAATCCGGAGAGGCCCGGACGCCCTATCTCCAGCACGGCGAAACCGTGCGGATCGAGATGTTCGACCGGAGCGGACGCTCGGTGTTCGGCGCCATCGAGCAGGACGTATGGCCATGA
- a CDS encoding homogentisate 1,2-dioxygenase: MVRWISFPKVEGVAARQAHTDLPEGTYERELGREGFYGPSTQMLHRHPPTGWINIEGPLRPRAFDTNQLTGTSVSPWDATPMLGNLHVKIRCWHTYSAMDHLVRNGDGDELLFVHEGSGHLYCDYGHLAFSEGDYLVIPRGTLWRIETSGMGVFLLIEASNSTYRLPEKGIVGAHAVFDPAVLDTPRIDDAFLAQQSDRTWRVLVKRRDRLSAVTYPFNPLDAVGWQGTLMPVRLNWRDIRPLMSHRYHLPPSAHTTFASERFVVCTFCPRPLESDPGALRVPFYHNNDDYDEVIFYHRGHFFSRDNIHPGMMTLHPAGITHGPHPKAVEAAKTRARTETDEVAVMIDARDALEIADLPRGVEWEGYVDSWK, translated from the coding sequence ATGGTCCGCTGGATCTCGTTTCCCAAGGTCGAGGGCGTCGCGGCACGCCAGGCTCACACCGATCTGCCCGAGGGCACTTACGAACGGGAATTGGGGCGGGAAGGCTTCTACGGCCCTTCCACGCAGATGCTCCACCGCCATCCGCCGACCGGGTGGATCAACATCGAGGGTCCGCTCCGCCCGCGCGCGTTCGATACCAACCAGCTCACCGGAACCAGCGTCTCGCCCTGGGACGCCACGCCGATGCTGGGCAATCTGCACGTCAAGATCCGGTGCTGGCATACCTATTCCGCCATGGACCATCTGGTTCGGAACGGAGACGGCGACGAACTGCTTTTCGTCCACGAAGGCTCCGGACATCTTTATTGCGACTACGGCCACCTCGCCTTTTCCGAAGGCGATTATCTGGTGATTCCGCGGGGCACCTTGTGGCGTATCGAAACCTCCGGGATGGGCGTTTTTCTCCTGATCGAAGCCTCTAACAGCACTTATCGGCTGCCCGAAAAAGGCATCGTCGGGGCTCACGCGGTGTTCGATCCGGCGGTCCTGGACACGCCCAGGATTGACGATGCCTTTCTCGCCCAGCAGTCGGACCGGACCTGGCGGGTACTGGTCAAGCGGCGGGATCGGCTCAGCGCCGTGACCTATCCCTTCAATCCGCTGGACGCCGTCGGCTGGCAGGGCACGCTGATGCCGGTTCGGCTCAATTGGCGCGATATCCGCCCGCTGATGAGCCATCGCTACCATCTCCCGCCTTCGGCCCATACCACCTTCGCCAGCGAGCGCTTCGTCGTGTGCACCTTCTGTCCGCGACCGCTGGAAAGCGATCCGGGCGCCCTGCGGGTGCCCTTCTATCACAACAACGACGATTACGACGAGGTCATCTTCTATCACCGCGGCCATTTCTTCTCCCGCGATAATATCCATCCGGGCATGATGACCCTGCACCCGGCGGGAATCACTCACGGCCCTCATCCCAAAGCGGTGGAGGCGGCCAAGACCCGGGCTCGCACCGAAACCGACGAGGTCGCGGTGATGATCGACGCCCGCGACGCGCTCGAAATCGCCGACCTGCCGCGTGGGGTCGAGTGGGAAGGTTACGTGGATTCCTGGAAATAG
- the hppD gene encoding 4-hydroxyphenylpyruvate dioxygenase → MTREDIPPIRTDGFEFIEYTAPDTQALARLFEQMGFRAVGRHRSKDVVLYRQGEINFIINHEPGSFAQRFAERHGPSICAFAIRVENAAWAFRRALELGARPSASEAGPMELNIPAIRGIGRSLIYLVDRYGEHSIYDVDFVPIENEPAKPFGVGLTRIDHLTHNVRKGHMDEWAEFYERIFGFREIRYFDIHGKATGLKSRAMASPCGQIRIPVNEPSDPKSQIQEYLDLYHGEGIQHVALATDDIFTTVERLRDSGVRFMDVPDGYYDRLDSRIPGHGANIERLRRNRILIDGLPGRTVGLLLQIFTETVIGPIFFEIIQRKGNEGFGEGNFQALFEAIEVDQMKRGVI, encoded by the coding sequence ATGACACGCGAAGACATCCCCCCGATAAGGACCGATGGATTCGAATTCATCGAATATACCGCCCCCGACACCCAGGCCCTGGCGAGACTTTTCGAACAGATGGGCTTCAGGGCCGTGGGCCGGCACCGCTCCAAGGATGTGGTGCTGTACCGGCAGGGCGAGATCAATTTCATCATCAATCATGAACCGGGGAGTTTCGCGCAACGCTTTGCCGAACGGCACGGACCTTCGATCTGCGCATTCGCGATCCGGGTCGAGAATGCCGCCTGGGCCTTCCGGCGGGCGCTCGAACTGGGCGCGAGACCGTCCGCCAGCGAGGCCGGTCCCATGGAACTCAATATCCCGGCCATCCGCGGAATCGGACGGAGCCTGATTTATCTGGTGGACCGTTATGGCGAGCATTCGATCTACGATGTCGACTTCGTTCCCATCGAAAACGAACCGGCGAAGCCTTTCGGGGTCGGCCTGACCCGCATCGACCATTTGACCCATAACGTGCGCAAAGGCCATATGGACGAATGGGCGGAATTCTACGAGCGCATCTTCGGTTTCAGGGAAATCCGCTATTTCGACATCCACGGCAAGGCGACCGGCCTGAAATCGCGGGCCATGGCGAGTCCCTGCGGCCAGATCCGCATCCCGGTCAACGAGCCGTCCGATCCGAAGTCGCAGATTCAGGAATATCTCGACCTCTATCACGGTGAAGGCATACAGCACGTCGCGCTGGCCACAGACGACATTTTCACCACCGTCGAACGGCTCCGCGACAGCGGCGTCCGCTTCATGGACGTGCCCGACGGCTATTACGACCGGCTGGACTCGCGCATTCCAGGCCACGGCGCAAATATCGAACGGCTGCGGCGAAACCGGATTCTTATCGACGGCCTGCCGGGCCGGACCGTCGGACTGCTCCTGCAAATCTTCACCGAAACCGTGATCGGGCCGATTTTCTTCGAAATCATCCAACGCAAGGGCAACGAAGGATTCGGCGAAGGTAATTTCCAGGCGCTGTTCGAGGCGATCGAAGTCGATCAGATGAAACGCGGGGTAATCTGA
- the hemP gene encoding hemin uptake protein HemP produces MSPSDRVQNDHPHRRGDSGSVHSRRRVTSVELLGSAREIVIEHGGDEYRLRITSNDKLILTK; encoded by the coding sequence ATGAGCCCGAGCGACCGAGTCCAAAACGATCACCCGCATCGTCGGGGGGATTCAGGGTCCGTTCATTCAAGGCGCAGAGTCACGAGCGTCGAGCTGTTGGGCTCCGCCCGTGAAATCGTGATCGAACACGGCGGAGACGAATACCGTTTGCGCATTACCAGTAACGATAAGCTCATCCTGACGAAGTAG
- a CDS encoding energy transducer TonB: protein MWAAAFPPSRRSTGVLRVDRYWGIRTAGMLGAVMVHAAVLPMLIKEESMPAVQSPSMAPVMVDLISVADPQPEAPQAIQKPAEPVKPKIESPKPKPKPKPKKASPPAKPSPILSTPGESAVRQATAESTPSPRQTPAEAAPASAPPASAAAATALSPAPAPVAPPRFNAAYLRNPAPVYPVGSLRRKEQGKVVLRVLVDAGGSAETVKLQTSSGYERLDAAALETVKQWKFVPARQGEKSVPAWVLVPISFSLEG, encoded by the coding sequence ATGTGGGCAGCCGCTTTTCCGCCGAGTCGACGTTCGACCGGCGTCTTGAGAGTCGATCGATATTGGGGAATCCGCACCGCGGGCATGCTGGGAGCCGTGATGGTCCATGCCGCGGTGCTTCCGATGCTGATCAAGGAGGAGTCCATGCCGGCGGTGCAGAGTCCGTCAATGGCGCCGGTCATGGTCGACCTGATCTCCGTGGCAGATCCGCAACCCGAAGCGCCCCAGGCGATACAGAAACCGGCGGAGCCGGTCAAGCCCAAGATCGAATCGCCCAAACCCAAGCCCAAACCGAAACCCAAGAAGGCGAGCCCGCCAGCCAAGCCTTCGCCGATCCTGTCCACGCCCGGCGAATCCGCCGTACGGCAAGCGACCGCCGAATCGACACCGTCGCCACGTCAAACCCCGGCCGAAGCTGCGCCTGCCTCGGCCCCGCCGGCATCCGCCGCAGCTGCGACGGCCTTATCGCCGGCACCGGCTCCGGTCGCTCCGCCACGCTTCAACGCGGCTTATCTGCGCAATCCGGCACCGGTCTATCCGGTCGGTTCCCTCCGCCGAAAAGAGCAGGGAAAAGTCGTGCTTCGGGTTCTGGTGGATGCCGGCGGCAGCGCCGAAACGGTGAAGCTCCAGACCTCCAGCGGATACGAGCGGCTCGACGCCGCCGCCCTCGAAACCGTCAAACAGTGGAAATTCGTTCCCGCCCGTCAGGGAGAGAAGTCCGTGCCGGCGTGGGTGTTGGTCCCGATTTCATTCTCACTCGAAGGATAA
- a CDS encoding MotA/TolQ/ExbB proton channel family protein: METTETLGLTHFLAQSDTVGKAIFAIMVGMSVASWYFIVAKSLQAMIARRRTARFLESFWNASSLHAVELQLEEHHPGEPFSHLAYHALVSSRHHARHGAGRLNEAGSAAEFLTRSMRRVIDEETASLEWGLTVLASIGSTAPFIGLFGTVWGVYHALVNIGMSGQGSLDQIAGPVGEALIMTGAGLAVAIPAVLAYNAFARSNRLLLAKLDAFAHDLFAFLTTGAHWVGTEADTRSGAVGQAVAGGA, translated from the coding sequence ATGGAAACGACAGAAACCCTGGGCTTGACCCATTTCCTCGCGCAAAGCGATACGGTCGGCAAGGCGATCTTCGCGATCATGGTCGGCATGTCGGTCGCGAGCTGGTATTTCATCGTGGCAAAAAGCTTGCAAGCAATGATCGCGCGTCGCCGGACGGCCCGCTTTCTGGAGTCCTTCTGGAACGCCTCTTCCCTGCATGCCGTGGAATTGCAATTGGAAGAGCACCACCCGGGCGAGCCGTTTTCCCATCTCGCCTATCATGCGCTGGTGTCGTCCCGGCATCATGCTCGCCATGGCGCGGGACGGCTGAACGAAGCCGGTTCGGCGGCGGAGTTCCTGACGCGTTCCATGCGCCGGGTCATCGACGAAGAAACCGCATCCCTCGAGTGGGGGCTGACCGTGCTCGCATCCATCGGCAGCACGGCGCCGTTCATCGGTCTGTTCGGCACGGTCTGGGGCGTTTACCACGCCCTGGTCAACATCGGCATGAGCGGGCAGGGGAGTCTCGATCAGATCGCGGGTCCCGTGGGCGAAGCCTTGATCATGACCGGTGCCGGGCTGGCCGTGGCCATACCCGCGGTCTTGGCCTACAACGCTTTCGCCCGTTCCAATCGACTGCTGCTGGCGAAGCTCGACGCCTTCGCCCATGACCTGTTCGCCTTCCTGACGACCGGTGCGCATTGGGTCGGGACCGAAGCCGATACCCGAAGCGGCGCGGTCGGCCAAGCTGTTGCGGGAGGTGCGTGA
- a CDS encoding ExbD/TolR family protein, which produces MAFGSFSQGQGGMRPSAEINMVPLIDIMLVLLVIFMITTPLLTHNVKIDLPKAASQPSADRDEHIDLAIDGTGQLFWNNEAIDRAGMRERFAAAAQQQPQPEVHLRADKATAYQTIAEVLAASANAGVTRIGFVSDPNEALP; this is translated from the coding sequence ATGGCGTTCGGAAGTTTCAGCCAGGGGCAGGGCGGCATGCGTCCTTCGGCCGAGATCAACATGGTCCCTCTGATCGACATCATGCTGGTCTTACTGGTCATTTTCATGATCACGACCCCCTTGCTCACCCACAACGTCAAGATCGATCTGCCGAAAGCGGCCAGCCAGCCGAGCGCGGACCGGGACGAGCACATCGATTTGGCGATCGACGGCACCGGACAACTCTTCTGGAACAACGAAGCGATCGACCGGGCAGGGATGCGCGAGCGCTTCGCGGCGGCGGCACAGCAGCAGCCTCAGCCCGAGGTTCACCTCCGCGCGGACAAGGCCACCGCCTACCAGACCATCGCCGAGGTGCTCGCCGCCTCGGCCAATGCCGGCGTGACGCGCATCGGTTTCGTCTCCGATCCGAACGAAGCCTTGCCGTGA
- a CDS encoding TonB-dependent receptor, which produces MVNKNKYRPKSAALAGTPLALALACPTNGAIAADEDVTTLDQVKVVGAVEQADGDTKGYQSKRTRTATKTETPLIDVPQSITVVTQELIKDQNMQSIADTVRYVPGVVMSQGEGNRDAVIFRGNATTGDMYVDGMRDDVQYFRDLYNIDRVEVLKGPNAMIFGRGAAGGLINRVTKVANWENPREASFQVGSWDKFRLTGDFGQAINENFAVRLTSLWESSRSYREGFHAERWGVNPTVAWRLGDRTQVTFGYEHYEDDRVADRGISSFSGRPVDTDVSTFFGDPRRSPTWSRVDAFNAMIDHDFGNGIKFRNRTRYAIYDKFYRNIFPGAVNATGDGVSIVAYNNATQRDNFFNQTDLTFEFETGPFKHTVLTGAEFGHQETDNFRQTGYFTAAGPNATAVTVPLANPRYSGPVNFRQSATDADNHGLATIAASYFQDQIEITKHWQLVAGLRYDNFEVDFRNKRNGQTFYSNDDLWSPRGGLIFKPIDSLSIYASYSMAYVPRAGDQLASLSLNNASLKPEEFRNYEVGAKWDIFPDLSATLAFYQLDRLNTVATDPNNPGVSFLVDGQRTRGIELGLSGNITDQWRVIGGYAYQDAEITESLSANAPKGNKVAQVPEHTFSLWNRYDITPHWGVGLGAVYRSEMYAATDNRVRLPGFLRFDGAVYYTVNDNVQVQVNVENLFDKEYYASAHSNNNIMPGSPIVATAALRVRF; this is translated from the coding sequence ATGGTTAATAAGAATAAATACCGGCCTAAATCCGCGGCGTTGGCCGGAACGCCACTCGCGCTTGCCCTGGCGTGCCCGACGAACGGCGCCATTGCGGCGGACGAAGATGTCACCACGCTCGACCAGGTCAAAGTGGTCGGCGCGGTCGAGCAGGCGGACGGCGACACGAAAGGTTACCAGTCCAAACGCACCCGAACGGCGACCAAAACCGAAACGCCGTTGATCGACGTGCCGCAGTCGATCACCGTCGTCACGCAGGAGCTGATCAAGGACCAGAACATGCAGAGCATCGCCGACACGGTCCGCTACGTGCCCGGCGTCGTCATGTCTCAAGGCGAGGGGAACCGGGATGCGGTGATTTTCCGCGGCAACGCGACGACCGGCGATATGTATGTCGACGGCATGCGCGACGACGTCCAGTATTTCCGGGACCTTTACAACATCGATCGCGTGGAGGTGCTGAAAGGTCCCAATGCGATGATCTTCGGCCGCGGCGCCGCCGGCGGCCTGATCAACCGGGTGACCAAGGTCGCGAACTGGGAGAATCCCCGTGAGGCGAGCTTTCAGGTCGGGTCCTGGGATAAGTTTCGTTTGACCGGGGATTTCGGTCAGGCCATCAACGAAAATTTCGCGGTTCGCCTCACCAGCCTATGGGAGAGCTCCCGCAGCTACCGCGAGGGCTTCCATGCCGAGCGCTGGGGTGTCAACCCGACGGTCGCCTGGCGTCTGGGCGATCGCACCCAAGTGACCTTCGGTTACGAGCATTACGAGGACGACCGTGTCGCGGACCGCGGCATTTCCTCGTTCTCGGGGCGCCCGGTCGATACCGATGTTTCCACGTTCTTCGGCGATCCGAGGCGGAGTCCGACCTGGTCCAGGGTCGACGCGTTCAATGCCATGATCGATCACGACTTCGGGAACGGCATCAAATTCCGCAACCGCACCCGCTACGCGATCTACGACAAGTTCTACCGAAACATCTTCCCGGGGGCGGTCAATGCCACGGGCGACGGGGTTTCGATCGTGGCTTACAACAATGCGACCCAGCGTGACAATTTCTTCAACCAGACCGATCTGACATTCGAGTTCGAGACCGGGCCTTTCAAGCACACGGTCTTGACCGGCGCCGAGTTCGGACATCAGGAAACGGACAACTTCCGCCAGACCGGCTATTTCACGGCGGCAGGTCCCAATGCGACAGCGGTCACGGTTCCCCTGGCGAATCCGAGATATAGCGGCCCCGTGAACTTCAGGCAGAGCGCCACGGATGCGGACAACCACGGTCTTGCGACCATCGCCGCCAGTTATTTCCAGGATCAGATCGAGATCACCAAACACTGGCAGCTGGTGGCGGGGCTGCGCTACGACAATTTCGAGGTTGATTTTCGCAACAAGCGCAACGGCCAAACCTTTTACTCCAACGATGATCTGTGGTCGCCGCGCGGGGGCCTGATCTTCAAACCGATCGATTCGCTCTCCATCTATGCCAGCTACAGCATGGCCTATGTACCGCGAGCGGGCGATCAGCTGGCTTCGCTGTCGTTGAACAATGCGTCGCTGAAACCGGAAGAATTCCGAAATTATGAAGTCGGCGCGAAGTGGGACATCTTTCCAGACCTGTCGGCGACCCTGGCCTTCTACCAGCTCGATCGCCTCAACACCGTGGCCACCGATCCCAATAATCCGGGGGTGTCGTTCCTGGTCGATGGCCAGCGTACTCGCGGCATAGAGCTGGGACTGAGCGGCAACATCACGGATCAGTGGCGCGTCATCGGCGGATACGCCTATCAGGATGCCGAAATCACCGAAAGCTTGTCGGCCAACGCTCCGAAAGGCAACAAGGTGGCGCAGGTGCCGGAACATACCTTCTCGCTCTGGAACCGTTACGACATCACGCCGCATTGGGGCGTCGGTCTGGGCGCGGTCTATCGCAGCGAAATGTACGCCGCCACCGATAATCGTGTCAGGTTGCCGGGCTTTCTCCGCTTCGACGGCGCCGTTTATTACACGGTCAACGACAACGTCCAGGTTCAGGTCAATGTCGAAAACCTGTTCGATAAGGAATACTACGCTTCGGCGCACAGCAACAACAATATCAT